A part of Gemmatimonas groenlandica genomic DNA contains:
- a CDS encoding Gfo/Idh/MocA family protein, with product MSRRDLLSGAAAALAAAAVTGAPARLLASTDDWRVDLTPPRLAGNGSMLGVPFEKYATVRVAIVGTGLRGSSVLGELLAIEGVEITALADIVPEKAQRAADRVVKAGRKAPALYTNGERDFERLVQRDDIDFVYTATPWPWHTPVVLAAMRAGKHAGSEVPIALSVDQCWELVDTSEKTKRHCLLMENCCYGNSELTVLRMVREGVFGTLLHAEAAYLHDLREILFENKDEGLWRRFPHTERDTNFYPTHGLGPVAQYLGIHRGDKFEYVVSMSSPEAGLSEWREKAEPKDSPKWKERYKAGDMNTSLIKTAKGRTILLQHDVVNPRPYSRLNNLQGSKAIFNDYPARLYIDGAAGGEKWTPLAEFKNKYEHPLWTAVGDMARKNGGHGGMDFIMAYRLVQCMREGLAPDFDVYDAAAWSVPYALCEQSIKKGSAPIKFPDFTRGAWRTSTAPQGPSPT from the coding sequence GTGTCGCGCCGTGACCTGTTGAGTGGGGCGGCCGCGGCGTTGGCCGCTGCGGCAGTCACGGGTGCGCCAGCGCGATTGCTGGCCAGCACGGATGACTGGCGCGTGGATCTCACCCCGCCGCGGCTGGCCGGAAACGGCAGCATGCTCGGCGTCCCGTTCGAGAAGTACGCCACGGTGCGCGTCGCGATCGTAGGCACGGGGCTGCGCGGAAGCTCCGTGCTGGGCGAACTGCTCGCCATCGAAGGCGTGGAGATTACCGCACTCGCGGATATCGTCCCGGAGAAGGCGCAACGCGCGGCCGACCGGGTGGTGAAAGCGGGGCGCAAGGCCCCGGCGCTGTACACCAACGGAGAACGCGATTTTGAACGGCTGGTGCAGCGTGACGATATCGACTTCGTCTACACCGCCACTCCATGGCCGTGGCACACGCCGGTCGTCCTGGCCGCGATGCGGGCGGGCAAACATGCCGGCAGCGAAGTGCCCATCGCGCTCTCCGTCGACCAGTGCTGGGAACTGGTCGACACGTCCGAGAAGACGAAGCGGCATTGCCTGCTTATGGAGAATTGCTGCTACGGCAACAGCGAGCTCACTGTGCTGCGCATGGTACGCGAAGGCGTATTCGGCACGTTGCTGCACGCGGAGGCGGCGTATCTGCACGACCTGCGCGAGATCCTGTTCGAGAACAAGGACGAAGGGCTCTGGCGTCGCTTCCCGCACACCGAACGCGACACGAACTTCTATCCCACGCACGGGCTCGGACCGGTCGCGCAGTACCTTGGCATTCATCGCGGCGACAAGTTCGAGTACGTCGTATCGATGTCGTCGCCGGAAGCCGGACTCTCCGAGTGGCGCGAGAAGGCGGAGCCAAAGGACAGTCCGAAATGGAAGGAACGCTACAAAGCCGGCGATATGAACACGTCGCTGATCAAGACGGCCAAGGGACGCACGATCCTGCTGCAGCACGATGTCGTGAATCCGCGTCCGTATTCGCGGCTGAACAACCTGCAGGGATCCAAGGCGATCTTCAACGACTATCCCGCACGCCTGTATATCGACGGCGCCGCCGGTGGCGAGAAGTGGACGCCGTTGGCCGAATTCAAGAACAAGTACGAGCATCCGCTCTGGACGGCGGTCGGCGACATGGCCCGCAAGAACGGCGGCCATGGCGGCATGGACTTCATCATGGCCTACCGTCTCGTGCAGTGCATGCGCGAAGGGCTCGCGCCTGACTTCGACGTGTACGATGCTGCCGCGTGGAGCGTGCCGTATGCGTTGTGCGAGCAGTCAATCAAGAAGGGTAGCGCGCCCATCAAGTTCCCCGACTTCACCCGCGGTGCGTGGCGGACGTCCACTGCACCGCAGGGCCCAAGTCCGACATGA
- a CDS encoding M20/M25/M40 family metallo-hydrolase has translation MTTTDSGKNWLTPLLASWRAQRAWILEQQIAIARVAAPTGNESERAALLQQDWRNCGHHVTSDGAGNVIARVDPTATPHRTDGRPLVCLAHLDTVFDAAEPLAVRQDGTRTYCPGIGDNGRGLAAMSVLARILRQPDVRARLQRPIELVLTVGEEGEGNLRGATQWFDDASARGAMPVAAVAIDGPGDRTIVHHAVGSRRWRIAFTGVGGHSWANATTPNPVHAAGACIAAIARLADASRPYGVIAVTRMHGGEHLTGVPTHAWIDVDLRSLDPERLRTMAGEVERIVRRAALDASQHTPAQALRYTITTLGDRPAGMIDEQHPLVIAAAAATRAVGRVPQSASASTDANVPLSRGIPAIAIGAGGSGSAAHTANEWYDDTDSDIGIERLLRLIVALGTAERLSG, from the coding sequence ATGACCACGACGGACTCCGGGAAGAACTGGCTGACGCCGCTGCTGGCAAGCTGGCGAGCACAGCGCGCGTGGATTCTCGAACAACAAATCGCGATCGCCCGCGTCGCGGCACCAACGGGGAACGAAAGCGAACGGGCGGCGCTGCTGCAACAGGACTGGCGCAACTGTGGCCATCACGTCACGAGCGACGGCGCCGGCAACGTGATTGCTCGGGTGGATCCCACGGCGACGCCCCATCGCACCGATGGCCGACCGCTGGTCTGTCTGGCGCACCTGGATACGGTGTTCGACGCCGCTGAACCGCTCGCGGTGCGGCAAGACGGTACGCGCACCTATTGCCCCGGCATCGGGGACAATGGACGCGGACTGGCCGCGATGTCGGTGCTGGCGCGCATCCTTCGGCAACCCGACGTACGGGCGCGATTGCAGCGGCCGATCGAACTCGTGCTGACCGTCGGGGAAGAAGGCGAAGGGAATCTGCGCGGCGCGACACAGTGGTTCGACGATGCCTCCGCCCGCGGCGCGATGCCGGTCGCGGCCGTGGCCATCGACGGCCCCGGCGACCGAACCATCGTCCACCACGCCGTGGGTTCACGGCGATGGCGCATCGCCTTCACCGGTGTGGGCGGGCACAGCTGGGCCAATGCGACGACCCCGAACCCGGTGCACGCCGCCGGTGCCTGCATTGCCGCGATCGCCCGTCTTGCCGACGCCTCCCGCCCCTACGGTGTCATCGCCGTCACCCGCATGCACGGTGGCGAACATCTCACCGGCGTGCCGACGCACGCGTGGATCGACGTTGACCTGCGGTCACTCGATCCGGAGCGACTGCGCACGATGGCCGGTGAAGTGGAGCGTATCGTTCGGCGCGCCGCACTCGATGCATCGCAGCACACGCCCGCGCAGGCGCTACGCTACACCATCACCACGCTCGGCGATCGGCCCGCCGGCATGATCGACGAACAGCACCCGCTCGTTATCGCCGCCGCGGCGGCCACCCGCGCCGTGGGACGCGTTCCGCAATCAGCGTCCGCATCCACCGATGCCAACGTGCCGCTCTCACGGGGCATCCCGGCCATCGCGATCGGCGCCGGTGGGTCGGGCAGCGCCGCTCATACGGCGAACGAGTGGTACGATGACACCGATAGTGACATCGGCATCGAGCGGTTACTCCGTCTGATCGTCGCGCTCGGCACCGCCGAGCGGCTGTCCGGCTAG
- a CDS encoding YbdD/YjiX family protein, whose protein sequence is MSLAANATPWKVTMRRWIATVHRIIGAPDYETYLAHMQRKHPGCTPLDARAFEKQRLVDRYKQPGSRCC, encoded by the coding sequence ATGTCACTCGCAGCGAATGCCACGCCGTGGAAAGTCACGATGCGTCGTTGGATCGCGACCGTGCATCGGATCATCGGCGCCCCGGATTACGAGACGTATCTGGCGCACATGCAGCGCAAGCATCCCGGATGCACGCCGTTGGATGCCCGGGCCTTCGAGAAGCAGCGGCTCGTGGACCGATACAAGCAACCCGGCTCGCGCTGCTGCTGA
- a CDS encoding sugar phosphate nucleotidyltransferase: MIRSAVIMAGGLGTRMRRTDDTATLEASQVAAAESGVKGMIPIKRPFLEYVLSALADAGIVDVLLVIGPDHDAVRQYFTREAPPTRVRLRFVVQPAPIGTANAVTVAAAVLGDAPFLVLNADNYYPVAAFRELATEDSAGVVAFDREVLVRDGNIDAERVRAYAVLDLSRDGMLCGILEKPGDAFDLTSDAAKWVGMNLWAVTPAIVEACHRVPVSARGEFELPEAVALALREGVPVRAVRLSAPVLDLSRRSDIAGVVDRLSSVDPRP; this comes from the coding sequence ATGATCCGTTCGGCCGTCATCATGGCCGGAGGCCTCGGCACCCGCATGCGTCGCACTGACGACACGGCAACGCTCGAGGCCTCGCAGGTGGCGGCCGCGGAATCCGGGGTGAAGGGGATGATTCCGATCAAGCGTCCCTTTCTCGAATATGTCCTCTCGGCATTGGCCGATGCGGGCATCGTCGATGTGCTGCTCGTGATCGGGCCGGATCACGACGCGGTGCGACAGTACTTCACGCGCGAAGCGCCGCCCACGCGTGTGCGCCTTCGCTTCGTGGTGCAGCCGGCGCCGATTGGCACGGCCAACGCCGTGACGGTAGCCGCCGCCGTGCTCGGCGATGCGCCGTTTCTGGTGCTGAACGCCGACAATTACTACCCGGTGGCGGCCTTTCGCGAACTTGCGACCGAAGACAGCGCCGGCGTCGTGGCGTTCGATCGGGAGGTCCTCGTGCGCGACGGCAACATCGATGCAGAACGTGTGCGCGCCTACGCGGTACTCGACCTATCGCGCGATGGCATGTTGTGCGGCATTCTGGAGAAGCCCGGCGACGCGTTCGATCTCACGAGCGACGCGGCGAAGTGGGTCGGCATGAACTTGTGGGCCGTCACGCCGGCGATTGTGGAGGCCTGCCACCGCGTGCCGGTGTCGGCGCGCGGCGAGTTCGAGTTGCCGGAAGCCGTAGCGCTTGCGCTTCGTGAGGGCGTGCCGGTTCGCGCCGTTCGCCTGAGTGCGCCGGTGCTCGATTTGTCACGTCGCTCGGACATTGCCGGCGTCGTGGATCGCCTGTCATCGGTCGATCCGCGGCCATGA
- a CDS encoding MFS transporter, with amino-acid sequence MSSIPPTTAPTPATRWIPTRNVLALAAVSFLTDASSEIIAPLLPLFLVGTLGATVSMVGVIEGGAEAVASLLKLASGWWSDRVSRRKPLIVAGYTIASLVRPLVAIAQSATQVLAIRLVDRVGKGIRGAPRDALLAASTPLEFRGRAFGFHRAADHAGAVVGPLIALACLQWLGMPIRHVFWVAAIPGALAVMVAIAFVREQREPAVPRVKVAASPTSPASALPRSFWLTMVPILVFTLGNSTDAFLLLRASQLGVPTALIPLVWVLLHLVKSASSTPAGALSDRVGRRPLIVAGWGLYAAVYAGFSLATEPWHAWALFGVYGVVFGLTEGTEKALVADLVPAARRGTAFGWYQATVGVAALPASIVFGVVWDRLGSPTAFGMGAALAIVAAVIMSLVPLTPAEA; translated from the coding sequence ATGAGCTCCATCCCGCCAACGACTGCACCGACGCCCGCCACGCGCTGGATACCGACGCGCAATGTGCTGGCGCTCGCTGCGGTCAGTTTTCTCACTGACGCGTCGAGCGAAATCATCGCGCCGCTGCTGCCGCTGTTTCTGGTGGGCACGTTGGGCGCGACGGTCAGTATGGTGGGCGTAATCGAGGGCGGCGCCGAGGCGGTGGCCTCGCTGCTCAAACTGGCCAGTGGATGGTGGTCGGATCGGGTATCCCGCCGCAAGCCGCTGATCGTGGCCGGCTACACGATCGCGTCGCTGGTGCGCCCATTGGTGGCCATTGCGCAGAGCGCCACGCAGGTGCTGGCCATTCGCTTGGTCGACCGAGTCGGGAAGGGCATTCGCGGCGCCCCCCGCGATGCGCTGCTGGCCGCATCCACACCGCTCGAATTTCGCGGTCGGGCTTTCGGATTCCATCGGGCGGCCGATCACGCCGGCGCGGTGGTCGGTCCGCTGATCGCGTTGGCATGTCTCCAGTGGCTTGGCATGCCCATACGCCACGTCTTCTGGGTGGCGGCGATTCCGGGAGCGCTAGCGGTGATGGTGGCCATTGCCTTCGTCCGTGAGCAGCGGGAACCGGCGGTTCCCCGTGTCAAAGTGGCCGCTTCACCGACCAGTCCGGCGAGTGCGCTGCCACGCTCGTTCTGGCTCACGATGGTGCCGATTCTCGTGTTCACGCTGGGGAACTCCACCGACGCCTTTCTGCTGCTGCGGGCCTCGCAACTCGGGGTACCCACGGCGCTGATCCCGTTGGTGTGGGTGCTGCTGCACCTGGTGAAGAGTGCGTCGAGTACACCGGCCGGCGCGTTGTCGGATCGCGTGGGGCGTCGCCCGCTGATCGTGGCCGGCTGGGGGCTCTACGCGGCCGTGTACGCCGGTTTCTCGCTGGCGACCGAACCGTGGCATGCCTGGGCGCTCTTTGGCGTGTACGGCGTCGTCTTCGGCCTCACGGAAGGCACGGAGAAAGCGTTGGTGGCCGATCTGGTCCCGGCGGCGCGTCGTGGTACGGCCTTCGGTTGGTATCAGGCAACGGTCGGCGTGGCAGCGTTGCCGGCGAGCATCGTGTTCGGCGTCGTCTGGGACCGCCTCGGCTCGCCGACGGCATTCGGGATGGGGGCGGCGCTGGCCATCGTCGCCGCGGTCATCATGTCACTGGTGCCCTTGACCCCCGCCGAGGCCTAG
- a CDS encoding galactokinase family protein → MTLDAFPPLSEQFVRRSFNSVGFSPLVANAYRSLLRDAHQALDDASVPSDHRRVWILPGRIEVLGKHVDYAGGRSLLCTVERGIVLVARRRDDRVAVLRDARRRESISIAFDAPTRSALPWAVYPRTVLRRLIANFGSAVCGADIALASNLPPAAGVSSSSALTVGLSLAFAELSELPALPAWRTTITDRAALAGYIGALENGADYGLLAGERGVGTLGGAQDQTAILCGEPDRLEMFRWAPVTYERSVPWLADFTFVIGVSGVVAAKTGAAKERYNRAARTAHRLVDAWNLHGGGEAETPARSLREAFELASQGPVTRVPATLVDAARAVADQEFTANHLVARLEQFFDETFVIVPTAADALANGDVKQFGALVDRSQGGAERALENQIAETVHLARYARELGAHAASAFGAGFGGSVWAMVSAQDAERFASRWRDRYLRTHGSASHRALFFATRPSAPAFEVIDDDTRGA, encoded by the coding sequence ATGACGCTCGACGCGTTTCCGCCACTCAGCGAACAGTTCGTGCGGCGGTCGTTCAACAGTGTCGGCTTCTCGCCACTCGTGGCGAACGCGTACCGCTCGTTGCTGCGCGATGCGCATCAGGCGCTCGATGATGCCAGTGTGCCATCGGACCACCGTCGGGTGTGGATCTTACCCGGACGCATCGAAGTACTTGGTAAACATGTGGACTATGCCGGCGGCCGCTCGCTGCTGTGTACGGTCGAACGCGGCATCGTGCTGGTGGCCCGCCGCCGCGATGATAGAGTGGCCGTGCTGCGCGATGCGCGACGCCGTGAATCGATCTCGATTGCCTTCGATGCACCGACCCGCAGTGCGCTGCCGTGGGCGGTGTATCCGCGCACAGTCCTGCGTCGCCTGATCGCCAACTTCGGCAGCGCGGTCTGTGGGGCCGACATCGCGTTGGCGAGCAACCTGCCGCCGGCGGCTGGCGTCTCGAGTTCGAGTGCACTCACCGTGGGACTTAGCCTGGCCTTTGCAGAGCTGTCGGAGCTTCCCGCGTTGCCCGCGTGGCGCACCACGATCACCGATCGTGCGGCACTAGCCGGCTACATCGGTGCTCTCGAGAATGGCGCCGACTACGGGCTGCTGGCTGGCGAACGTGGCGTGGGCACCCTCGGTGGTGCGCAGGATCAGACGGCGATTCTGTGCGGTGAACCCGATAGACTCGAGATGTTTCGCTGGGCGCCGGTGACGTACGAGCGATCGGTTCCCTGGCTCGCCGATTTCACATTCGTGATCGGCGTGAGCGGTGTGGTCGCGGCGAAAACCGGCGCGGCCAAGGAGCGGTACAATCGTGCGGCGCGCACGGCGCATCGGCTCGTGGATGCATGGAATCTCCACGGCGGCGGGGAGGCCGAGACGCCGGCTCGTTCATTGCGCGAGGCCTTCGAGTTGGCATCTCAGGGCCCCGTGACGCGGGTACCAGCGACGTTGGTCGACGCCGCGCGGGCCGTGGCCGATCAGGAGTTCACGGCCAATCATCTCGTCGCGCGTCTCGAGCAGTTCTTCGACGAGACGTTCGTGATCGTACCGACTGCCGCCGACGCGTTGGCCAACGGTGACGTGAAGCAGTTCGGCGCACTGGTGGATCGCTCCCAGGGCGGTGCCGAGCGGGCGCTCGAGAATCAGATCGCGGAAACGGTGCATCTCGCGCGCTACGCGCGCGAACTCGGCGCGCACGCCGCGAGCGCGTTCGGCGCCGGCTTTGGTGGAAGTGTGTGGGCGATGGTCTCGGCGCAAGATGCCGAGCGATTTGCGTCGCGGTGGCGAGACCGTTATCTGCGCACACACGGATCGGCATCGCATCGTGCGCTGTTTTTCGCCACGCGGCCGAGTGCGCCGGCCTTTGAAGTGATCGACGACGACACACGCGGCGCATAA